A portion of the Glycine max cultivar Williams 82 chromosome 10, Glycine_max_v4.0, whole genome shotgun sequence genome contains these proteins:
- the LOC100790381 gene encoding cytochrome P450 71D8, whose amino-acid sequence MTRLKKLHKQVDKVLENIIREHQEKNKIAKEDGAELEDQDFIDLLLRIQQDDTLDIQMTTNNIKALILDIFAAGTDTSASTLEWAMAEMMRNPRVWEKAQAELRQAFREKEIIHESDLEQLTYLKLVIKETFRVHPPTPLLLPRECSQPTIIDGYEIPAKTKVMVNAYAICKDSQYWIDADRFVPERFEGSSIDFKGNNFNYLPFGGGRRICPGMTLGLASIMLPLALLLYHFNWELPNKMKPEEMNMDEHFGLAIGRKNELHLIPNVNL is encoded by the exons ATGACCAGATTGAAGAAGTTGCACAAGCAGGTTGACAAGGTCCTGGAAAACATCATCAGAGAGcatcaagaaaagaacaaaattgcaaAAGAAGATGGAGCTGAATTAGAGGACCAAGATTTTATTGATCTTCTTCTCAGAATCCAACAAGATGACACTCTCGACATCCAAATGACAACTAACAACATCAAAGCTTTGATATTG GACATATTTGCTGCTGGAACTGATACTTCAGCATCAACACTAGAGTGGGCTATGGCAGAAATGATGAGAAATCCAAGAGTGTGGGAGAAAGCACAAGCTGAATTGAGACAAGCTTTTCGAGAAAAGGAAATAATTCATGAAAGTGATCTTGAGCAACTTACTTATTTGAAGTTGGTGATCAAAGAGACATTCAGGGTACACCCACCTACTCCTTTATTGCTCCCTAGAGAATGCTCTCAACCAACCATCATTGATGGCTATGAAATACCTGCCAAAACTAAAGTCATGGTAAATGCATACGCAATTTGTAAGGATTCCCAATATTGGATTGATGCTGATAGGTTTGTCCCTGAAAGGTTCGAGGGTAGTTCTATCGATTTCAAAGGGAATAACTTTAACTATCTCCCTTTTGGGGGAGGAAGAAGAATATGCCCAGGCATGACATTGGGTTTAGCTAGCATTATGCTTCCACTAGCTCTACTACTGTATCACTTCAACTGGGAACTCCCAAACAAGATGAAACCTGAGGAAATGAATATGGATGAGCACTTCGGATTGGCTATTGGCAGGAAAAATGAATTGCATTTGATTCCCAATGTTAATTTATGA